From a region of the Desulfuromonas sp. KJ2020 genome:
- a CDS encoding alpha-amylase family glycosyl hydrolase, producing MTPHRKHPEYFPLSLQISGKARQQLALPENFEEVRPTALFPLRTLADRLQRQDSGFKGSAGQLYLLALLNRAFRALSQAYLRERQVRVEPAGVEAAHGAMALPELRKTLHDFGRFYPPAKTAGIEIFSPLQGEQRRQALLEMYILSIQMGNRAAACARPLFDDADLRQSSDYLEVLERLDRWLARESAPGPLGGSLRTLLQAPLAAAPDSLEGQLAVIRQTWGSLLPEDLLADILIAFDVIAEEKASRGGGPGDVPVPTFARGPEEYEAFSSDADWMANVVLMAKSTYVWLDQLSRRYSRAITRLDAIPDEELDRLARWGFTSLWLIGLWERSPASRKIKQIRGNPEASASAYSLYDYQIAADLGGDAALADLEERCRRRGIRLASDVVPNHTGLYSRWIKEHPDWFVQLDHPPYPAYRFSGPDLSDDGDLCLQIEDGYYDHSDAAVVFRYEDRRSGRVRFIYHGNDGTHMPWNDTAQLNYLLPQVREAMIGTILSIARRFRVIRFDAAMTLAKKHFQRLWFPQPGGGAGVPSRAEHAMERAAFEQAFPQEFWREVVDRVAAEVPDTLLIAEAFWLMEGYFVRTLGMHRVYNSAFMNMLKREENGKYRSVIKNVLEFNPEILKRFVNFMNNPDEATAVEQFGKDDKYFGVAVLLATLPGLPMFGHGQIEGLREKYGMEYRRAYWDESPDEGFIRHHEHQIFPLLKKRYLFSESAQFRLFDFTSGGQVNEDVLAYSNQAGSERALVVYHNRFAETGGWLQHSAARLVPGDGGEMVSERLTLAEVLGAGEGDRSFLRFRDHHSGLEYLQKSDELRQNGLYLQLPAYDYRVFLDFTLFQDDDGSWQQLHGQLAGQPAKDLDLERDRLRFASLHHLLLRALAPDLTEDLLQAKPTTAAAQVSQRLAETAAAFFSEFATCARRPSPDRTFGSRLQTETLRLASRLARSGRKKIHQTTFKALREKLLPTKSQDWRKRIVLPFLLLHRLSELTGSTGSPAETAALLLRFRLDDALRRHLDTEDKGPDLALLHLLVKHQDFWVKESARDVSRLLEDEAVARFLALHWHEGVQWFRQERFEDLLTGLLFTAVLTWEGEEAAFPDFMAACFQQTEAWRRGAATAGYRLDKFLRIG from the coding sequence ATGACCCCTCATCGCAAGCACCCTGAATACTTTCCTCTCTCCCTGCAGATTTCCGGCAAGGCCCGTCAGCAGCTGGCCTTGCCGGAGAACTTTGAAGAAGTTCGCCCTACCGCCCTCTTTCCTCTGCGCACCCTGGCCGACCGGCTTCAGCGCCAGGATTCCGGCTTCAAGGGAAGTGCCGGCCAGCTCTACCTACTCGCCCTGCTCAACCGGGCTTTCCGTGCCCTCAGCCAGGCTTATCTGCGGGAACGTCAGGTTCGCGTCGAGCCGGCGGGGGTCGAAGCCGCCCACGGCGCCATGGCGCTCCCCGAACTGCGAAAAACGCTGCATGACTTTGGGCGCTTCTATCCACCGGCCAAGACGGCTGGCATTGAGATTTTCAGCCCCTTGCAGGGCGAGCAGCGTCGGCAGGCACTGCTGGAGATGTATATCCTGTCCATCCAGATGGGCAACCGGGCGGCCGCCTGTGCGCGTCCCCTGTTCGATGACGCCGACCTGCGCCAGAGTTCAGACTATCTCGAGGTGCTGGAACGCCTCGACCGCTGGCTGGCCAGGGAAAGCGCTCCTGGCCCCCTGGGCGGCTCCCTGCGTACCCTGCTGCAGGCGCCTCTTGCGGCGGCGCCGGATTCCCTGGAAGGACAGCTCGCGGTGATTCGGCAGACCTGGGGCAGTCTCCTGCCGGAGGATCTGCTGGCGGATATCCTCATCGCTTTTGACGTCATCGCTGAAGAGAAGGCCAGCCGCGGCGGCGGCCCCGGCGACGTGCCCGTTCCCACCTTTGCGCGGGGCCCGGAGGAATACGAGGCTTTCTCCTCCGATGCCGACTGGATGGCCAACGTCGTGCTCATGGCCAAATCGACCTATGTATGGCTCGATCAGCTCAGCCGCCGCTATAGCCGCGCCATTACCCGGCTCGACGCCATCCCCGACGAGGAACTCGACCGGCTGGCCCGCTGGGGCTTCACCTCCCTGTGGCTCATCGGCCTGTGGGAACGCTCGCCCGCTTCGCGCAAGATCAAGCAGATCCGCGGCAATCCCGAGGCCTCGGCCTCGGCCTATTCTCTTTACGATTACCAGATTGCCGCCGATCTCGGCGGCGATGCGGCCCTGGCCGACCTGGAGGAGCGCTGCCGGCGCCGGGGAATCCGCCTCGCCAGTGACGTGGTCCCCAACCACACCGGACTCTACTCACGCTGGATCAAGGAGCATCCCGACTGGTTCGTCCAGCTCGACCACCCCCCGTACCCGGCCTATCGTTTCAGCGGACCCGACCTCTCCGACGATGGCGACCTCTGCCTGCAGATCGAAGACGGCTACTACGACCACAGCGATGCCGCCGTGGTCTTCCGCTACGAGGATCGCCGCAGCGGCCGGGTGCGCTTCATCTACCACGGCAACGACGGCACCCACATGCCGTGGAACGACACCGCCCAGCTCAATTACCTGCTCCCCCAGGTCCGTGAGGCCATGATCGGGACGATCCTCTCCATCGCCCGCCGCTTCCGCGTCATCCGCTTCGACGCGGCCATGACCCTGGCCAAGAAGCACTTCCAGCGCCTGTGGTTCCCGCAGCCCGGTGGTGGCGCCGGTGTCCCCAGCCGGGCAGAACATGCCATGGAAAGGGCCGCCTTCGAACAGGCCTTCCCCCAGGAGTTCTGGCGGGAGGTGGTCGACCGGGTGGCGGCCGAGGTGCCCGACACCCTGCTGATCGCCGAGGCCTTCTGGCTTATGGAGGGCTATTTCGTGCGCACCCTCGGCATGCACCGGGTCTACAACAGCGCCTTCATGAACATGCTCAAGCGTGAGGAAAACGGCAAGTATCGCTCGGTCATCAAGAATGTTCTCGAGTTCAACCCCGAGATCCTCAAACGTTTCGTCAACTTCATGAACAACCCCGACGAGGCCACCGCCGTCGAACAGTTCGGCAAGGACGACAAGTACTTCGGTGTGGCCGTGCTGCTGGCCACCCTACCGGGACTGCCCATGTTCGGGCACGGCCAGATCGAGGGCCTGCGCGAAAAGTACGGGATGGAATACCGCCGCGCCTACTGGGACGAAAGCCCCGACGAGGGGTTCATCCGCCACCACGAGCACCAGATCTTTCCGCTGCTGAAAAAACGCTATCTTTTCAGCGAATCGGCTCAGTTCCGCCTCTTCGACTTCACCAGCGGCGGTCAGGTCAACGAGGATGTGCTGGCCTACAGCAACCAGGCTGGCTCCGAGCGGGCGCTGGTCGTCTACCACAACCGCTTTGCCGAGACCGGCGGCTGGCTGCAGCATTCGGCCGCCCGCCTGGTACCCGGTGACGGCGGCGAGATGGTCAGCGAACGCCTCACCCTGGCCGAGGTTCTGGGTGCCGGTGAAGGAGACAGGAGCTTCCTGCGCTTCCGCGATCATCACAGCGGCCTCGAATACCTGCAAAAGAGCGATGAACTGCGGCAAAACGGTCTTTACCTGCAGCTGCCGGCCTACGACTACCGCGTCTTTCTCGATTTTACCCTCTTCCAGGATGACGACGGCTCCTGGCAGCAGCTCCATGGGCAGCTGGCGGGCCAGCCGGCGAAGGATCTCGACCTGGAACGGGACCGGCTACGGTTCGCCTCACTGCACCACCTTCTGCTGCGCGCTCTCGCCCCCGACCTGACGGAGGACCTGCTGCAGGCCAAGCCGACGACCGCTGCCGCGCAAGTATCCCAACGCTTGGCCGAAACAGCGGCGGCCTTTTTCAGCGAATTCGCCACCTGTGCCAGAAGGCCGTCACCGGACCGGACTTTCGGCAGTCGTCTGCAGACAGAAACGTTGCGGCTCGCTTCCCGACTGGCCCGCAGCGGCCGCAAAAAAATCCACCAGACCACCTTCAAGGCGCTGCGTGAAAAGCTGCTGCCGACCAAGAGCCAGGATTGGCGCAAGCGGATCGTTCTGCCCTTTCTGCTTCTGCACCGCCTGAGCGAACTCACGGGGTCGACCGGAAGCCCCGCGGAAACAGCCGCCCTGCTTCTGAGGTTTCGACTGGACGACGCCCTGCGCCGTCACCTGGACACCGAGGACAAAGGCCCCGACCTCGCCCTGCTGCACCTACTGGTGAAACACCAGGATTTCTGGGTGAAAGAGTCCGCCCGCGACGTATCGCGCCTGCTGGAGGATGAGGCTGTCGCCCGCTTTTTGGCGCTTCACTGGCACGAGGGCGTGCAGTGGTTCCGCCAGGAGCGTTTTGAAGATCTCCTCACCGGGCTTTTGTTTACGGCCG